From the genome of Nitrosomonas sp., one region includes:
- a CDS encoding DUF6279 family lipoprotein encodes MKFKSLAVMVIAGLSLLMGGCSIAQLGYNNGPHLAWWWLDGYVDFDREQKPHAKQAIQAWFDWHRSEQLPAYAEWLTAVRSGIDGRITPEQACRWSDELQEIIAPAFDHAVQLGTPVALRLGEAQWRYLEKQYQKSNDKLRRKYLQPDAEDRLNASVKRTVKRIENLYGRIDKKQRALIITGIKASPFAPDAWLLERQRRQQVTLSTLQRIATESAPFDEAAAELRQLVAHTHRSDDADYRAYQLRLSEYTCGFIARLHNSTTPEQRQHALDKLTSWIADISALINDNRHVANQVQTATE; translated from the coding sequence TTGAAATTTAAATCGCTTGCGGTAATGGTAATAGCCGGCCTGTCTTTGCTTATGGGCGGGTGCAGCATCGCGCAGCTGGGCTATAACAACGGCCCGCATCTGGCGTGGTGGTGGCTCGACGGCTATGTCGACTTTGACCGTGAACAAAAGCCGCATGCAAAGCAGGCGATTCAGGCATGGTTCGATTGGCACCGCAGTGAACAACTCCCTGCATACGCAGAGTGGCTGACCGCCGTGCGCAGCGGCATCGATGGCCGGATCACCCCGGAACAAGCGTGCCGCTGGTCGGATGAATTACAGGAAATCATCGCACCGGCTTTCGATCATGCCGTTCAACTGGGAACGCCGGTGGCGTTGCGTCTCGGCGAAGCGCAGTGGCGCTATCTGGAAAAACAATACCAGAAAAGCAACGACAAACTGCGCCGCAAATACCTGCAACCCGATGCTGAAGACCGGTTGAATGCATCGGTCAAACGAACCGTCAAGCGCATCGAGAATCTGTATGGCAGGATAGACAAAAAACAACGGGCGCTGATCATTACCGGAATCAAAGCTTCTCCGTTCGCGCCTGATGCATGGTTGCTTGAGCGCCAGCGACGCCAGCAGGTGACATTATCCACCCTGCAACGGATCGCCACCGAATCCGCCCCGTTTGATGAGGCGGCTGCCGAGTTGCGCCAACTGGTTGCGCATACCCATCGTTCCGACGACGCGGATTACCGTGCCTATCAGCTCAGACTGTCCGAATACACCTGCGGTTTTATCGCGCGCCTGCACAACAGCACCACGCCCGAACAGCGGCAACATGCGCTTGACAAGTTGACAAGCTGGATAGCGGATATCAGTGCGTTGATAAATGACAATCGTCACGTAGCGAATCAAGTACAGACTGCTACAGAGTAA
- a CDS encoding sulfurtransferase, which produces MQHNSGFLKLVDDAKQRVKECTAADVQARMKKGESFHFIDVREDHEYQADHAAGARHLGKGIIERDIESVIPDKQAPIVLYCGGGYRSALAADALQQMGYSNVISMDGGIRAWHDAGYPLEKD; this is translated from the coding sequence ATGCAGCATAATTCAGGTTTCTTGAAGTTGGTGGACGATGCGAAGCAGCGTGTCAAAGAATGCACTGCGGCCGATGTACAGGCCCGTATGAAAAAGGGGGAATCATTTCATTTCATCGACGTGCGTGAGGATCACGAATACCAGGCCGATCATGCCGCAGGCGCCCGCCATCTGGGCAAGGGAATTATTGAACGCGATATTGAATCGGTGATACCCGACAAGCAGGCACCTATTGTATTGTATTGTGGTGGCGGTTACCGCTCTGCTCTGGCCGCTGACGCGTTGCAGCAAATGGGGTATAGCAATGTGATATCCATGGATGGCGGTATCAGGGCGTGGCACGACGCGGGATATCCATTGGAGAAGGATTAA